DNA sequence from the Brachybacterium sp. P6-10-X1 genome:
GCCATGGTCAGGTCCGTGTCGATCGCGAGACCCTCGACCTGGTGGAACATCGGCGAGTGGGTCGCGTCGATCTCGTCGGCGCGGTACACGGTCCCCGGGCACGCGATGTACAGCGGAGCGCCGCGCTCGAGCATCGCGCGGATCTGCACCGGGGAGGTCTGGGTGCGCAGCAGCATCCCGGAGCCCTCGGGCGCCACGTACAGGGTGTCCTGCAGGGAGCGGGAGGGGTGCTCCGGATCGGCGTTCAGAGCATCGAAGTTCAGCCAGGAGGACTCGACCTCCGGGCCCTCGGCGATCTCCCAGCCGATCCCGACGAAGAAATCGTTGATGCGGTCGGTCAGCGTGGTCAGCGGGTGCGCGGCGCCGCGGGGGCGCAGATCCGTGGGCAGGGTGATGTCGACGGTCTCGGCGGCGAGCGCGGCCTCCTCCTCGGCGGCGGCGAGCTCCTCCTGCCGGGCGGCCAGCGCCTTCTGCACGCGACCCTTGGCCTGGCCCACCAGCTTGCCGGCGGCGGCCTTCTGATCCTTGGGCAGGTCCTTGATGGCGCGGTTCGCGAAGGTCAGCACGCTCGCATCGCCCACGTGCTCCGTCCGTACCTGCTTCAGGGAGGCGGTGTCAGGGACGGCGGCGATCGCGGCGAGCGCATCGTCGACCGCTGCGGTGATGCTCGCCTCGTCGATCTGGGGCGCCTCGGGCGCGGGGGATGTGTCGGACACGGGCATCGCTTTCGTCGGGAGTCGTCCTGGGAGGGCACGGGGTGCGGGCACCGGGGCACGGCACCGCGGATCATTCTAGAAGAGAAGGGCCGAGCATGCCGATCGGCGGGACGCGGCATCGGCACGAGGTGATGGCGGTGCTCGTGGCGCCGCCATCACCATCGGCCGCGGCGACAGCGGACGATGCGTCGTCGCCGCACCTCTGCGCACGCCGCGACGAGATGAGCGCGGGGAGTTCTCCCCATGGAGTCGTGCATGCCTCGCTTCGTAGAGTGGGCGACGCGCCCCCTTCGCGACCGAACTCGACGAGGTGACGACGAATCCGATGAGCGATGCGATCACGCACGGTGCAGACACCGTGGGACTGCGTAGCCACGCCGAACAGATCGGCCGAGGCGCCCGGCGCCTCCACGATCTCCATGGCTCCCTGTCCGCCCTGGTGACCGCGTGCGCCTGGCACGGCGCGGACGCCGAGGAGTTCCGCAGCCGTTGGATCGGCACTGGCGGGCAGATGACCTCGTGCGGTTCCCGTCTCCAGGAGCACAGCACCGTGCTCGCCTCGGAGGCCGACCAGCAGGATCAGGTCTCTGCGGCCGCCGGGAACGGCGCATCGTCCCTCGGCGCACCCCTCGGGTCCACGCTGTCCGAGCTGCTCGGTCGCGGCGGCGAGCTGCTGGGCTCCGGCGCGGGGTGGAGCGACATGCTGGGCCGCGGAGACGCTGGGTCGACCCTGATGGGTGCCCGCATCGCCGAGGACGATTTCGACCAGAAGCCGGGCAGGGGCGGGAGGACGACGATCACGCTGCCCGACGGGTCGTCGATCACGGTGGGCGACGACGGCACGCAGACGGTGACGCTCGACGGGACGACGACAGTCGAGACCGAGGTGCAGACTCCCCGGGGGACGGTGACGACGTCGGTGCGGGTCGGCGACACGATAGAGGTGACCGAGACCGCCGACGGCACGCTCACATACACGTTCAAAGCCGTAGCGGAGCACTCGGGATCGGGCGAGGTCGACGGCACGATCTTCGGCGCCGAAGGCAGGGCGAGCAGCAAGGTCGAGCAGGTCTACAGCGTCACCGTGCCCAAGGGGACCGATGTCTCGGAGGCCATGCAGATCACACCGTTCGACCCTTCGTCGATCCCCCGCGGCGCCTCCGTGACGACCGGCACCGGTGTCGAGCAGAGCAGTTCGCTCTCGGTCAGCGGTGCCTACCGCGGTATCGAGCTGGGGCTCGGCGGGTCGATCGCGGAGGGAAGCTCCCGAACGCTCACGATCTCGCGGGACGCGGATTCCGGGAATCTCTCGATGCTCGAGGGGCCGACAGACATGACCTCCGAGGGATCTGCCGTGGAACTCGGCCGCGGCGACATGAAGCTCTCCATGGGCTCGAAGACGATCGACAGCCGGAAGGTGCTGGAGTACTCGGAGTTCAGCGACGACGGCGCCGGCAACGAGGCGTACATGAGGGCATTGCACCACGGCATGCCCGGCGACGAGTCGTCGCCCGGGGTCGAGGACCGCTACCGGCAGACGCATACGAGCACGGTCATCGAGGACGGCTTCGAGGTGGGCCACCAGGACGTCCTGGTCATCGGACGGAAGCACGTCGGGTACTCGGACGAACTCGTGGTGCGCGACCATCCCGACGGCTCACGGGAGTTCGCACAGCAGGTCCTTCCCCACGGCGAGGCCTCGAACAACTCCGTCATGGTCGAAGGCGGGACAGACCGGAAGACCTCGTACACGATGACTCTGGGCGACGTCCCCCGCACCCCTGGGAACACGGACATCCTGGCTGAGCACTGGGGTCAGTTCCAGCGCGGTGACGATCTGTCGATCTCGTTCTCGAAGGACGAGCTCTCGACCATGGAGGCGAATCGCGCCGCATGGCACGGGAACCCGGACCAATATCAGAACGAGACCGACTATCTCTCCTCGGTCGTCGCCACGGACGACCACCACGGCGCGCACCAGGTCGTCGAGGACGTGCTGCGCGATTACAACTACCGCCCCCGCGAAGCCGGGAACTGGCGTGATGCAGAACAGCTCCACGACGAGATCGATGCTCCGGGGATGGTCGTCGACTGACCACGCGATCGAGGATCTCGCGCACGTCCGCGCGCCGCGCGCACCGCAGCGGCCCGACGTACGACCAGCACCGACCGTCTAGGCTGGTGGGCAACACCTCCACCATCCACGAAAGTCAGGTGCACCCATGTCCTGGACCGTGAAGGGCGTCGTCGCCCGTGCCGAGAAGCAGCCCGCCGAACTGGTCGACATCGTCGTGCCGGACCCGGGGCCGAACGATGTCGTCGTCGACATCGAGGCCACCGGCGTCTGCCACACCGATCTCGCCTACCGCGACGGCGGCATCAACGACGAGTTCCCCTTCCTGCTGGGTCACGAATCCGCCGGTCGCGTCTCGGTGATCGGCGAGGACGTCACCCACGTGGAGGTCGGCGACTACGTCGTGCTGAACTGGCGCGCCGTGTGCGGCCAGTGCCGCGCTTGCAAGAAGGGCGTGACGCAGTACTGCTTCGACACCCACAACGCCTCGAAGCCCATGATGCTGGTCGACGGCACCGAGCTGACGGCTGCGCTCGGCATCGGCTCCTTCGCCGAGAAGACCCTGGTCCACGAGGGACAGTGCACGAAGGTCTCCCCCGATGCCCCGGCCGAGGTCGCCGGGCTCCTGGGCTGCGGTGTCATGGCCGGCATCGGCGCGGCGATCAACACCGGCGCCGTCCGGCGCGGCGAATCGATCGCGGTGATCGGACTGGGTGGCGTCGGCTGCGCGGCGATCGCCGGCGCGGAGCTCGCCGGCGCCACCACGATCATCGGTCTCGACGTCGACGAGAAGAAGCTCGCCGCCGCGGACGAGCTGGGGGCCACCCACACCCTGGCCACCGAGGGTCTCTCCCCGCAGCAGGTCGCCGAGAAGATCCAGGAGCTCACCGGCGGTTTCGGGGCCGACGTCGTCGTCGATGCGGTCGGCATCCCGCAGACCTACGAGACGGCCTTCTACGCACGTGATCTCGCCGGTCGCGTGGTGCTGGTCGGCGTCCCCCGCCCGGACGTCGAGATCACTCTGCCGATGCTGGACGTGTTCGGCCGCGGCGGCGCCCTGAAGTCCTCCTGGTACGGCGACTGCCTGCCCGAGCGGGACTTCCCGTATCTCACGGACCTGTTCCTGCAGGGCCGGTTGCCCCTGGGCCGCTTCGTCACCGGGCGCACCGATCTGCCCGGGGTCGACGCGGCATTGGACTCCCTGCACGACGGCGCGAACCTGCGCACCGTGGCGGTGGTCTCCTGATGACTCTCCGACTCGACCATGCCATCACCTCCGGCACCTTCAGCCTCGACGGGGAGACCCACGAGGTCGAGAACAACGTGTGGGTGCTCGGCGATGACGAGCAGTGCCTCGTCCTCGACGCCCCGCACGACGTCGCGACCGTTCGTGACCTGGTGGGCGGGCGCGAGTGCGTCGGCATCCTGCTGACCCACGCGCACGACGACCACGTGCGGATGGCCCCGGAGCTCTCCGAGGCTCTCGAGGCGCCGATCCTGCTGAACCCGGCCGACCGCGAGGTCTGGCAGCTCACCCACGGCGACCTCCCCTGGGACGGCGACGTCACTGACGGTGACATGTTCTCCCTGGGCGGCGTGGACCTCGAAGCCTTGCACACCCCGGGCCACTCCCCCGGCTCGACCTGCTATTACGTCGAGGAGCTCGGGGCGGTGTTCGTCGGGGACACCCTGTTCCAGGGCGGGCCCGGCGCCACCGGGCGCTCGTTCTCCTCGCGGGAGACGATCGAGCAGTCGATCCGGGAGCGCCTGTTCGCGCTGCCGGAGGACACGGTGGTGCACACGGGGCACGGCCCGGACACCACCATCGGTGCCGAGAAGGAGGCCGCTCACGGCGACTGGCTGTGAGGGTCCCTGGCGCTCGGTCCTGCTGAGCTCTCCCTGCTGCTGACGGCGGCGGTCGCAATCCTGCGGCCGCCGCCGTTCGTGTGGGCGGGCCCGCGAGGGCGGACACCTGGCGCTCGCGCGGCGCACCTGACACCCGGCACCCGGCACCCGGCACCCGGCACCCGGCACCCGGCACCCGGCACCCGGCACCCGGCACCCGGCACCCGGCACCCGGCACCGTAAATCATCTCCCTGTTCGAGACTGAATCGTCGCAGGCCACCTCCGGTTCAAGGTTGTCCACACCCCTTCGTTCGTCACACCCTCCTCTGTAGAATAGGTCACACATTCGATGATCCGGCGGGAGCAGAGTTCCCGCCGCAGAGCGCGAGGAGGCGAGAGGCGATGGGCGAGTTCGACGACAGCGCGGCACCGTTCCTGCTCGCACCTCCCAGCCCCGAGGCGGCCGCAGCGACGAGGCAGGCTTCGGCCCGGACACGGCGTCGCGGCGCGATCTCTCGCGACGCCGTTCGGCGGGCCGGGCTCACGAGCTCCCCGCGGATCGGGCAGAAGCTGGCCGAGCTGTGGGACAGCGGTCGGCAGGACTCCCGCCGCCTCGCCGTGCGGTACCGCGTCGTCATCGAGGCCTCGCAGGATCCGCTGGGTCCCGAGCTCGACAAGGACGCCGCGGCCATGGAGGAACTGCACGTCTCCCTCGCCCTGCGCTGCACGAGGGTGCAGGCGGCCCGCACGATCCGCGAGTCCCATCGCATCGGTGCCCTGCTCCCCCTCTGCCTCGAGCGGTTGGCCGAGGGCGACTTCCCGGCCGCGTGGTTCTCGACGCTGATCGAGCGCACAGGCGACCTCGAGGACGATGCCGTGCGCGGGGTGGATGTTGCGCTCGCGCACGCGGACCTCGCCGTGAGCCCCGAAGCCTTCTCCCGCCGCCTCGGCCACCTGATCACGGCCGCGACCGCGCACAGCGAGCTTCCCGAGCACGCGACGCCCGAGGCTCGTCGCCGCGTGGTCCTGGATCCGCCCCGGCCCGACGGCACCGGTTGCCTGCGCATCATCGGCCCGATCCCCGAAGTGCTGGATCTCAGTCGCCGTCTCGACCAGGCCGCTCATGCCGTGAAGAACGCCCAGCTGGCCGCGCTCGAGGACGGCGCATCGATCCCCTCTGATCCCGACGGCATGATCGAGAGCACCGGCCAGGTGCCGAGCCTCACCGC
Encoded proteins:
- the pheS gene encoding phenylalanine--tRNA ligase subunit alpha; amino-acid sequence: MPVSDTSPAPEAPQIDEASITAAVDDALAAIAAVPDTASLKQVRTEHVGDASVLTFANRAIKDLPKDQKAAAGKLVGQAKGRVQKALAARQEELAAAEEEAALAAETVDITLPTDLRPRGAAHPLTTLTDRINDFFVGIGWEIAEGPEVESSWLNFDALNADPEHPSRSLQDTLYVAPEGSGMLLRTQTSPVQIRAMLERGAPLYIACPGTVYRADEIDATHSPMFHQVEGLAIDTDLTMANLVGTLDAFAAHLFGGAPITRLRPNHFPFTEPSAEMDFRCFRCEARLGLDHDADPDCRVCGGTGWIEMGGCGMVHPNVLRAAGVDPERYQGFAFGLGIERLLMLRNGVADMRDMVEGDIRFSQHYGTEI
- a CDS encoding WXG100 family type VII secretion target; this translates as MSDAITHGADTVGLRSHAEQIGRGARRLHDLHGSLSALVTACAWHGADAEEFRSRWIGTGGQMTSCGSRLQEHSTVLASEADQQDQVSAAAGNGASSLGAPLGSTLSELLGRGGELLGSGAGWSDMLGRGDAGSTLMGARIAEDDFDQKPGRGGRTTITLPDGSSITVGDDGTQTVTLDGTTTVETEVQTPRGTVTTSVRVGDTIEVTETADGTLTYTFKAVAEHSGSGEVDGTIFGAEGRASSKVEQVYSVTVPKGTDVSEAMQITPFDPSSIPRGASVTTGTGVEQSSSLSVSGAYRGIELGLGGSIAEGSSRTLTISRDADSGNLSMLEGPTDMTSEGSAVELGRGDMKLSMGSKTIDSRKVLEYSEFSDDGAGNEAYMRALHHGMPGDESSPGVEDRYRQTHTSTVIEDGFEVGHQDVLVIGRKHVGYSDELVVRDHPDGSREFAQQVLPHGEASNNSVMVEGGTDRKTSYTMTLGDVPRTPGNTDILAEHWGQFQRGDDLSISFSKDELSTMEANRAAWHGNPDQYQNETDYLSSVVATDDHHGAHQVVEDVLRDYNYRPREAGNWRDAEQLHDEIDAPGMVVD
- a CDS encoding S-(hydroxymethyl)mycothiol dehydrogenase; the encoded protein is MSWTVKGVVARAEKQPAELVDIVVPDPGPNDVVVDIEATGVCHTDLAYRDGGINDEFPFLLGHESAGRVSVIGEDVTHVEVGDYVVLNWRAVCGQCRACKKGVTQYCFDTHNASKPMMLVDGTELTAALGIGSFAEKTLVHEGQCTKVSPDAPAEVAGLLGCGVMAGIGAAINTGAVRRGESIAVIGLGGVGCAAIAGAELAGATTIIGLDVDEKKLAAADELGATHTLATEGLSPQQVAEKIQELTGGFGADVVVDAVGIPQTYETAFYARDLAGRVVLVGVPRPDVEITLPMLDVFGRGGALKSSWYGDCLPERDFPYLTDLFLQGRLPLGRFVTGRTDLPGVDAALDSLHDGANLRTVAVVS
- a CDS encoding MBL fold metallo-hydrolase; amino-acid sequence: MTLRLDHAITSGTFSLDGETHEVENNVWVLGDDEQCLVLDAPHDVATVRDLVGGRECVGILLTHAHDDHVRMAPELSEALEAPILLNPADREVWQLTHGDLPWDGDVTDGDMFSLGGVDLEALHTPGHSPGSTCYYVEELGAVFVGDTLFQGGPGATGRSFSSRETIEQSIRERLFALPEDTVVHTGHGPDTTIGAEKEAAHGDWL
- a CDS encoding HNH endonuclease signature motif containing protein, with protein sequence MGEFDDSAAPFLLAPPSPEAAAATRQASARTRRRGAISRDAVRRAGLTSSPRIGQKLAELWDSGRQDSRRLAVRYRVVIEASQDPLGPELDKDAAAMEELHVSLALRCTRVQAARTIRESHRIGALLPLCLERLAEGDFPAAWFSTLIERTGDLEDDAVRGVDVALAHADLAVSPEAFSRRLGHLITAATAHSELPEHATPEARRRVVLDPPRPDGTGCLRIIGPIPEVLDLSRRLDQAAHAVKNAQLAALEDGASIPSDPDGMIESTGQVPSLTATRYSVLLGAWLDTDGIEVPAARFRMTVTVPFLTLLGESDAPGTLDGTTPIPADMARDLAGREDTWYRVLTDPTTGRFLPLAADRYRPTAEQLEYLRLRHPTCAVPGCNRPTSWLAEADHIEEFDHEDPASGGRTDVANLHELCREHHRLKTLGLLNPVRDDLTGKTWWDVSGMLMTMQEDGRDLATEQVVAEMTAAWEQFEASRAMRAESTRRRREVQERGLSPGDVVTGPDGENGWWVGRDGDLHPPGPPPPF